Proteins encoded within one genomic window of Calditrichota bacterium:
- a CDS encoding PorV/PorQ family protein translates to MNENRKSLKFSVYLPILVFSLIFLYHSLLFAQSSSGIGKYGASFLQINSSARQVALGGAFTGLADDVNLMRFNVGGLGMLKKTTLGLNYHKWIGDTQQGSMGIAMPLGFAVVGVDIIYFNEGEITELNNNFDPTGAILNSTDVAMSFGGGFRKRILGMEASFGGAAKVIRQNLAEHSATALGMDLGVLLKKGRFSYGASLQNFSITKLKFLEKEFSLPETYRGGIGFNTKLGKNLKINLATDVAWLASQKIRIYSGGEVIIGDIIALRGGYKFHNFEVNRWAAGMGLYIPMKWLNGSKVRIDYSYSPLDLLGGSTHRFSMLFEFRSLGPELGVDQTRISEMTAELQQQLDAAKKARLETEKAEQQAKEVARLMADRLNQVQQIAKESKGKIEVHTQTPTDSVWVTMRINFDFDRANIRPDEFETMHRIGKILNTYPGTKVHISGHTDFIGTEEYNIRLSHRRVDSVMVFLNKKEGVDFDRFYYPIGYGKEKPIADNNTREGRFKNRRVDFVIYTTDNALPVPEGSAIKSVEMRDDSTVQIICNGKVKFEHKFMTNPDRIVIDFPKIFLLSTKATFAFNNDIFLRARVGYHPDEKFSRIVLDLKSPIKYDIATKDNIVYIRAR, encoded by the coding sequence ATGAATGAAAATAGAAAGTCACTCAAATTCTCTGTCTATCTGCCGATATTAGTGTTCAGTCTCATTTTTCTTTATCATTCTCTACTGTTTGCTCAGAGCAGCTCAGGGATAGGCAAATACGGCGCTTCATTTTTGCAAATCAATTCTTCGGCCAGGCAAGTCGCCTTAGGAGGCGCGTTTACCGGCCTGGCTGACGACGTCAATTTAATGCGTTTTAACGTCGGCGGCTTGGGTATGCTCAAAAAAACCACGCTCGGATTGAATTACCACAAGTGGATTGGCGACACTCAGCAAGGGTCGATGGGAATAGCCATGCCGCTGGGATTCGCCGTAGTCGGCGTCGATATTATTTATTTCAATGAGGGCGAAATCACCGAACTTAACAACAATTTCGATCCCACCGGCGCTATTTTGAACAGTACTGATGTCGCCATGAGTTTTGGCGGAGGTTTTCGCAAACGGATTCTCGGCATGGAGGCCTCTTTTGGCGGCGCCGCGAAAGTTATTCGACAAAATTTGGCGGAACACTCAGCCACCGCTCTGGGCATGGATTTGGGGGTTCTGCTGAAAAAGGGGCGATTTTCTTACGGCGCGTCTCTTCAAAATTTTTCCATCACCAAATTAAAATTCCTCGAAAAAGAATTTTCTTTACCAGAAACCTATCGCGGTGGAATCGGATTTAACACAAAATTGGGAAAAAATTTAAAAATCAATCTGGCGACAGATGTTGCTTGGTTAGCAAGCCAAAAAATCCGCATTTATAGCGGCGGCGAAGTTATCATCGGTGATATTATCGCGCTGCGCGGCGGATACAAATTTCACAATTTTGAGGTCAATCGCTGGGCAGCAGGGATGGGTCTTTACATCCCGATGAAATGGCTTAACGGGTCCAAAGTGAGAATTGATTATTCTTACTCTCCGCTTGATTTGCTCGGCGGTTCAACGCATCGCTTTTCCATGCTTTTTGAATTTCGCAGTCTGGGACCTGAATTAGGAGTGGATCAGACAAGAATATCTGAGATGACCGCCGAGCTTCAACAGCAACTTGATGCGGCGAAAAAAGCTCGTTTGGAAACGGAAAAAGCCGAACAACAGGCAAAAGAAGTGGCCAGATTGATGGCGGATCGATTGAATCAAGTGCAGCAGATCGCCAAAGAGAGTAAAGGCAAAATCGAAGTTCACACACAAACTCCGACCGACAGCGTTTGGGTGACCATGCGGATTAATTTCGATTTTGACAGGGCAAACATTCGTCCTGATGAATTTGAAACCATGCATCGCATCGGAAAAATTCTTAACACCTACCCTGGCACGAAAGTTCATATTTCCGGACACACCGACTTCATCGGCACCGAAGAATATAACATACGACTGTCTCATCGTCGCGTGGATAGCGTGATGGTTTTTCTGAACAAAAAAGAGGGTGTGGATTTCGATAGATTTTATTATCCCATCGGTTACGGCAAAGAGAAACCAATTGCAGACAACAATACGCGCGAAGGCCGCTTCAAAAACAGGCGCGTCGATTTCGTCATTTACACCACAGACAACGCCCTTCCTGTGCCGGAAGGTTCCGCGATAAAATCTGTTGAAATGAGAGACGATTCCACTGTTCAAATCATTTGCAATGGGAAGGTAAAATTTGAACACAAATTCATGACCAACCCGGACCGCATCGTGATCGATTTTCCGAAAATTTTCCTTTTGTCAACAAAAGCCACTTTCGCTTTCAATAACGATATTTTCCTTCGCGCCCGTGTGGGATATCATCCTGACGAAAAATTTTCGCGAATAGTGCTGGATTTGAAATCGCCAATTAAATATGACATCGCCACAAAAGACAATATCGTTTATATTCGCGCTAGATAG
- the trxA gene encoding thioredoxin: MSELVTITTENFEDEVLKSDVPVLIDFWAVWCAPCKLIAPIVEDMAKEFAGKLKAGKCDVDSNQAIASQYGIRSIPTVLIFKDGEVKEQIIGAVPKHHIAEKVKAVLS; the protein is encoded by the coding sequence ATGAGCGAACTGGTGACAATTACCACGGAAAATTTTGAAGACGAAGTATTGAAATCCGACGTGCCTGTACTGATCGATTTTTGGGCTGTTTGGTGCGCCCCTTGCAAACTCATTGCCCCGATAGTAGAGGACATGGCGAAAGAATTCGCAGGAAAACTGAAAGCCGGCAAATGCGATGTCGACAGCAATCAGGCGATTGCTTCGCAGTACGGCATCCGTAGCATTCCCACTGTGCTGATTTTCAAAGACGGTGAAGTCAAAGAACAAATTATCGGCGCTGTTCCCAAACATCATATCGCTGAAAAAGTAAAGGCTGTTTTGTCATAA